The following coding sequences lie in one Spinacia oleracea cultivar Varoflay chromosome 1, BTI_SOV_V1, whole genome shotgun sequence genomic window:
- the LOC110791975 gene encoding thylakoid membrane protein TERC, chloroplastic isoform X4, with protein sequence MGVTSVIYNGVHTIPLKFNVGLNTTPNSSSTSLFATQFSHRPCLMFRSAIHSRKIPLPNFSVVYAKSTKEEDGTSTASEWHGDDTGSRPSSSGSKSHLSTSVGCVVKEKHDQESYMSSVRTVALCVPFGAKSFCGQSVCLCFSFQVLQGANYVPATLQRFEVVNLLLAAILLYSSFKLFSTEEEDEDLSENFIVKACQKVIPVTANYDGNRFFTIDNGVWKATPLLLTVAVIELSDIAFAVDSIPAVFGVTRDPFIVFSSNLFAILGLRSLYTLISESMADLEYLQPSIAVVLGFIGLKMILDYFGFHVGTEVSLGFVATSLTTGVLLSLVKKSE encoded by the exons ATGGGAGTGACATCAGTGATTTACAATGGTGTCCACACAATCCCTCTGAAATTCAATGTGGGGCTCAATACCACCCCCAATTCATCCTCCACTTCTTTGTTTGCTACTCAGTTCTCGCATCGTCCATGTTTGATGTTTCGCTCAG CGATTCATTCCCGGAAAATTCCTTTGCCTAATTTCTCAGTTGTTTATGCAAAGAGTACCAAGGAGGAAGATGGTACTTCCACTGCCTCAG AATGGCATGGAGATGATACTGGATCACGTCCGAGTAGTAGTGGCAGCAAGTCTCATTTATCAACTTCTGTAGGCTGTGTAGTAAAAGAAAAGCATGATCAAGAAAGCTATATGTCATCTGTTAGAACTGTTGCTTTGTGT GTACCTTTTGGAGCAAAGTCTTTCTGTGGACAATCTGTTTGTCTTTGTTTTAGTTTTCAAGTACTTCAAGGTGCCAATTATGTACCAG CCACCCTTCAG AGGTTTGAAGTGGTGAACCTTCTACTGGCAGCAATACTCCTGTATTCCTCATTCAAG TTATTTTCCactgaagaagaagatgaagacttATCGGAAAATTTTATAGTGAAGGCTTGCCAGAAAGTTATTCCTGTGACAG CTAATtatgatggcaatcggtttttCACAATCGACAATGGTGTGTGGAAG GCTACACCTTTACTTCTCACTGTAGCAGTTATTGAGTTGAGTGATATTGCTTTTGCC GTTGACTCAATACCAGCTGTGTTCGGTGTAACTCGAGATCCTTTCATAGTATTTTCATCCAATCTCTTTGCCATCTTAG GTTTAAGGTCGTTATATACTCTTATTTCTGAAAGCATGGCCGACTTGGAATATCTGCAG CCCTCCATTGCTGTTGTACTAGGCTTTATTGGGCTGAAGATGATCCTTGATTACTTTG GATTCCATGTTGGAACAGAAGTATCTCTTGGTTTTGTGGCAACGAGTCTTACTACTGGCGTGCTTCTCAGTTTGGTGAAAAAGTCTGAGTAG
- the LOC110791975 gene encoding thylakoid membrane protein TERC, chloroplastic isoform X2 yields the protein MGVTSVIYNGVHTIPLKFNVGLNTTPNSSSTSLFATQFSHRPCLMFRSAIHSRKIPLPNFSVVYAKSTKEEDGTSTASEWHGDDTGSRPSSSGSKSHLSTSVGCVVKEKHDQESYMSSVRTVALCVSTAVAFGIGLGFTGGVGKATEFFAGYLLEQSLSVDNLFVFVLVFKYFKVPIMYQNRVLSYGIAGAVIFRSSLILLGTATLQRFEVVNLLLAAILLYSSFKLFSTEEEDEDLSENFIVKACQKVIPVTANYDGNRFFTIDNGVWKATPLLLTVAVIEVDSIPAVFGVTRDPFIVFSSNLFAILGLRSLYTLISESMADLEYLQPSIAVVLGFIGLKMILDYFGFHVGTEVSLGFVATSLTTGVLLSLVKKSE from the exons ATGGGAGTGACATCAGTGATTTACAATGGTGTCCACACAATCCCTCTGAAATTCAATGTGGGGCTCAATACCACCCCCAATTCATCCTCCACTTCTTTGTTTGCTACTCAGTTCTCGCATCGTCCATGTTTGATGTTTCGCTCAG CGATTCATTCCCGGAAAATTCCTTTGCCTAATTTCTCAGTTGTTTATGCAAAGAGTACCAAGGAGGAAGATGGTACTTCCACTGCCTCAG AATGGCATGGAGATGATACTGGATCACGTCCGAGTAGTAGTGGCAGCAAGTCTCATTTATCAACTTCTGTAGGCTGTGTAGTAAAAGAAAAGCATGATCAAGAAAGCTATATGTCATCTGTTAGAACTGTTGCTTTGTGT GTAAGCACTGCGGTGGCATTTGGTATTGGTTTGGGTTTCACAGGTGGTGTTGGCAAAGCTACAGAATTTTTTGCCGG GTACCTTTTGGAGCAAAGTCTTTCTGTGGACAATCTGTTTGTCTTTGTTTTAGTTTTCAAGTACTTCAAGGTGCCAATTATGTACCAG AATCGTGTGCTCTCTTATGGTATCGCTGGCGCCGTTATATTCCGATCTTCACTAATACTTCTTGGGACAGCCACCCTTCAG AGGTTTGAAGTGGTGAACCTTCTACTGGCAGCAATACTCCTGTATTCCTCATTCAAG TTATTTTCCactgaagaagaagatgaagacttATCGGAAAATTTTATAGTGAAGGCTTGCCAGAAAGTTATTCCTGTGACAG CTAATtatgatggcaatcggtttttCACAATCGACAATGGTGTGTGGAAG GCTACACCTTTACTTCTCACTGTAGCAGTTATTGAG GTTGACTCAATACCAGCTGTGTTCGGTGTAACTCGAGATCCTTTCATAGTATTTTCATCCAATCTCTTTGCCATCTTAG GTTTAAGGTCGTTATATACTCTTATTTCTGAAAGCATGGCCGACTTGGAATATCTGCAG CCCTCCATTGCTGTTGTACTAGGCTTTATTGGGCTGAAGATGATCCTTGATTACTTTG GATTCCATGTTGGAACAGAAGTATCTCTTGGTTTTGTGGCAACGAGTCTTACTACTGGCGTGCTTCTCAGTTTGGTGAAAAAGTCTGAGTAG
- the LOC110791975 gene encoding thylakoid membrane protein TERC, chloroplastic isoform X1 — translation MGVTSVIYNGVHTIPLKFNVGLNTTPNSSSTSLFATQFSHRPCLMFRSAIHSRKIPLPNFSVVYAKSTKEEDGTSTASEWHGDDTGSRPSSSGSKSHLSTSVGCVVKEKHDQESYMSSVRTVALCVSTAVAFGIGLGFTGGVGKATEFFAGYLLEQSLSVDNLFVFVLVFKYFKVPIMYQNRVLSYGIAGAVIFRSSLILLGTATLQRFEVVNLLLAAILLYSSFKLFSTEEEDEDLSENFIVKACQKVIPVTANYDGNRFFTIDNGVWKATPLLLTVAVIELSDIAFAVDSIPAVFGVTRDPFIVFSSNLFAILGLRSLYTLISESMADLEYLQPSIAVVLGFIGLKMILDYFGFHVGTEVSLGFVATSLTTGVLLSLVKKSE, via the exons ATGGGAGTGACATCAGTGATTTACAATGGTGTCCACACAATCCCTCTGAAATTCAATGTGGGGCTCAATACCACCCCCAATTCATCCTCCACTTCTTTGTTTGCTACTCAGTTCTCGCATCGTCCATGTTTGATGTTTCGCTCAG CGATTCATTCCCGGAAAATTCCTTTGCCTAATTTCTCAGTTGTTTATGCAAAGAGTACCAAGGAGGAAGATGGTACTTCCACTGCCTCAG AATGGCATGGAGATGATACTGGATCACGTCCGAGTAGTAGTGGCAGCAAGTCTCATTTATCAACTTCTGTAGGCTGTGTAGTAAAAGAAAAGCATGATCAAGAAAGCTATATGTCATCTGTTAGAACTGTTGCTTTGTGT GTAAGCACTGCGGTGGCATTTGGTATTGGTTTGGGTTTCACAGGTGGTGTTGGCAAAGCTACAGAATTTTTTGCCGG GTACCTTTTGGAGCAAAGTCTTTCTGTGGACAATCTGTTTGTCTTTGTTTTAGTTTTCAAGTACTTCAAGGTGCCAATTATGTACCAG AATCGTGTGCTCTCTTATGGTATCGCTGGCGCCGTTATATTCCGATCTTCACTAATACTTCTTGGGACAGCCACCCTTCAG AGGTTTGAAGTGGTGAACCTTCTACTGGCAGCAATACTCCTGTATTCCTCATTCAAG TTATTTTCCactgaagaagaagatgaagacttATCGGAAAATTTTATAGTGAAGGCTTGCCAGAAAGTTATTCCTGTGACAG CTAATtatgatggcaatcggtttttCACAATCGACAATGGTGTGTGGAAG GCTACACCTTTACTTCTCACTGTAGCAGTTATTGAGTTGAGTGATATTGCTTTTGCC GTTGACTCAATACCAGCTGTGTTCGGTGTAACTCGAGATCCTTTCATAGTATTTTCATCCAATCTCTTTGCCATCTTAG GTTTAAGGTCGTTATATACTCTTATTTCTGAAAGCATGGCCGACTTGGAATATCTGCAG CCCTCCATTGCTGTTGTACTAGGCTTTATTGGGCTGAAGATGATCCTTGATTACTTTG GATTCCATGTTGGAACAGAAGTATCTCTTGGTTTTGTGGCAACGAGTCTTACTACTGGCGTGCTTCTCAGTTTGGTGAAAAAGTCTGAGTAG
- the LOC110791975 gene encoding thylakoid membrane protein TERC, chloroplastic isoform X3 gives MGVTSVIYNGVHTIPLKFNVGLNTTPNSSSTSLFATQFSHRPCLMFRSAIHSRKIPLPNFSVVYAKSTKEEDGTSTASEWHGDDTGSRPSSSGSKSHLSTSVGCVVKEKHDQESYMSSVRTVALCVSTAVAFGIGLGFTGGVGKATEFFAGYLLEQSLSVDNLFVFVLVFKYFKVPIMYQNRVLSYGIAGAVIFRSSLILLGTATLQRFEVVNLLLAAILLYSSFKLFSTEEEDEDLSENFIVKACQKVIPVTANYDGNRFFTIDNGVWKVDSIPAVFGVTRDPFIVFSSNLFAILGLRSLYTLISESMADLEYLQPSIAVVLGFIGLKMILDYFGFHVGTEVSLGFVATSLTTGVLLSLVKKSE, from the exons ATGGGAGTGACATCAGTGATTTACAATGGTGTCCACACAATCCCTCTGAAATTCAATGTGGGGCTCAATACCACCCCCAATTCATCCTCCACTTCTTTGTTTGCTACTCAGTTCTCGCATCGTCCATGTTTGATGTTTCGCTCAG CGATTCATTCCCGGAAAATTCCTTTGCCTAATTTCTCAGTTGTTTATGCAAAGAGTACCAAGGAGGAAGATGGTACTTCCACTGCCTCAG AATGGCATGGAGATGATACTGGATCACGTCCGAGTAGTAGTGGCAGCAAGTCTCATTTATCAACTTCTGTAGGCTGTGTAGTAAAAGAAAAGCATGATCAAGAAAGCTATATGTCATCTGTTAGAACTGTTGCTTTGTGT GTAAGCACTGCGGTGGCATTTGGTATTGGTTTGGGTTTCACAGGTGGTGTTGGCAAAGCTACAGAATTTTTTGCCGG GTACCTTTTGGAGCAAAGTCTTTCTGTGGACAATCTGTTTGTCTTTGTTTTAGTTTTCAAGTACTTCAAGGTGCCAATTATGTACCAG AATCGTGTGCTCTCTTATGGTATCGCTGGCGCCGTTATATTCCGATCTTCACTAATACTTCTTGGGACAGCCACCCTTCAG AGGTTTGAAGTGGTGAACCTTCTACTGGCAGCAATACTCCTGTATTCCTCATTCAAG TTATTTTCCactgaagaagaagatgaagacttATCGGAAAATTTTATAGTGAAGGCTTGCCAGAAAGTTATTCCTGTGACAG CTAATtatgatggcaatcggtttttCACAATCGACAATGGTGTGTGGAAG GTTGACTCAATACCAGCTGTGTTCGGTGTAACTCGAGATCCTTTCATAGTATTTTCATCCAATCTCTTTGCCATCTTAG GTTTAAGGTCGTTATATACTCTTATTTCTGAAAGCATGGCCGACTTGGAATATCTGCAG CCCTCCATTGCTGTTGTACTAGGCTTTATTGGGCTGAAGATGATCCTTGATTACTTTG GATTCCATGTTGGAACAGAAGTATCTCTTGGTTTTGTGGCAACGAGTCTTACTACTGGCGTGCTTCTCAGTTTGGTGAAAAAGTCTGAGTAG